One region of Polypterus senegalus isolate Bchr_013 chromosome 11, ASM1683550v1, whole genome shotgun sequence genomic DNA includes:
- the pcyox1 gene encoding prenylcysteine oxidase 1, whose translation MTIVWKFTTGARRHAAPWLLVLSLYLANRRGLASAPELRQPPGRIAIVGAGIGGAATAAFLRKEFGPQVQIDVFEGGKVGGRLDTAHFGGKEFETGGSIIHPLNLHMKQFIDDLGLAQRRAVPSRLGIFNGKELVFQESDWFIINFIKIIWRYGLNFIRMQMWVEAILDKFMRIYQYQQYGYSFSSVEKLFHSMARDEFLSMFNETLDQAMQKVGFSQQFMNEIVTPIMRVNYGQSIKMNAFVGAISLAGADSGLWAVEGGNKLVCSGLLYHSKATFIPANVTAIAFKTRPVRTGGTVSLYEVSYTGEAGASHNLYDLVFIAAPLHQGKSNINFLNFNPPIPTWFPGRYHLTVSTLVHGLLNVSYFGVSEPASAFTVSEVVSMEHEELVVNSVRSLDPVTVSPEYKRPPASEPNVWKVFSPAPLTQDQLQKIFLSWDSISETRWLAYPYYSPPQRIPPILLHDRLYYLNSIEWAASAMEMSAIAARNLALLAHHHWYGLTDKIDQEELNSRIRGEL comes from the exons ATGACGATCGTCTGGAAATTCACAACAGGAGCAAGGCGACATGCTGCTCCCTGGCTGCTTGTCCTCAGTCTGTATCTGGCCAACAGGAGGGGACTGGCGTCAGCTCCAGAGCTCCGACAGCCACCCGGGAGGATAG CCATTGTAGGAGCTGGGATTGGTGGTGCTGCGACAGCTGCCTTCTTACGGAAAGAATTTGGTCCCCAAGTACAGATTGATGTATTTGAAGGTGGCAAGGTTGGCGGGCGCTTGGATACAGCTCATTTTGGTGGAAAAGAATTTGAAACTGGAGGATCAATCATTCATCCTCTGAACCTTCACATGAAACAATTTATAGACGATCTTG GCTTGGCACAGCGTCGTGCTGTACCTTCCCGTCTAGGCATTTTCAATGGTAAAGAACTAGTTTTCCAGGAAAGCGACTGGTTCATTATCAACTTCATCAAGATAATTTGGCGTTATGGTCTTAATTTTATCCGTATGCAAATGTGGGTGGAAGCAATTCTGGATAAATTTATGAG aatttaCCAGTATCAGCAGTACGGCTACTCTTTCTCTAGTGTGGAGAAACTATTTCACTCAATGGCGAGAGATGAGTTTCTCAGCATGTTTAATGAAACTCTGGACCAAGCGATGCAGAAAGTTGGATTCTCACAGCAGTTTATGAATGAAATTGTCACACCTATTATGAGGGTGAACTATGGGCAGAGCATCAAGATGAACGCATTTGTAG GTGCCATTTCCTTGGCGGGTGCAGACTCAGGACTGTGGGCGGTAGAAGGAGGTAACAAGTTAGTCTGCTCAGGACTGCTGTATCACAGCAAGGCAACATTCATTCCTGCTAATGTTACTGCCATTGCCTTCAAGACCAGGCCCGTTAGAACAG GTGGTACCGTCTCCTTGTATGAAGTCAGTTATACTGGGGAAGCAGGGGCAAGCCACAATCTCTATGACCTCGTTTTTATAGCTGCTCCACTACACCAGGGCAAGTCTAATATCAACTTCTTAAATTTCAATCCTCCAATTCCTACCTGGTTCCCAGGCCGCTACCACCTGACCGTGTCAACACTTGTCCACGGCCTTCTTAATGTATCTTATTTTGGAGTTTCAGAACCTGCATCTGCATTTACTGTTTCAGAGGTAGTATCCATGGAACATGAGGAATTAGTGGTGAATAGTGTTCGCTCTCTTGATCCAGTGACTGTATCCCCAGAATACAAGCGTCCTCCTGCCAGTGAGCCCAATGTGTGGAAGGTGTTTTCTCCTGCTCCCCTTACTCAGGatcaactgcaaaaaatatttttgtcgtGGGACAGCATTTCAGAGACACGCTGGCTGGCTTATCCATATTATAGCCCTCCTCAGCGCATTCCACCAATACTGCTGCATGACAGACTCTACTACTTAAATAGCATAGAGTGGGCAGCCAGTGCCATGGAGATGAGTGCTATTGCAGCTCGCAACCTGGCTTTACTGGCACACCACCACTGGTATGGACTGACTGACAAGATAGACCAGGAAGAATTAAACTCTCGCATCAGAGGTGAGCTGTAG
- the snrpg gene encoding small nuclear ribonucleoprotein G isoform X1: MSKAHPPELKKFMDKKLSLKLNGGRHVQGILRGFDPFMNLVMDECLEMAAGGQQNHIGMVVIRGNSIIMLEALERV, from the exons ATGAGTAAAGCGCACCCACCTGAGCTGAAAAA GTTCATGGATAAGAAGTTGTCTC TCAAGCTAAATGGAGGCCGTCATGTTCAAGGCATCCTGCGTGGTTTTGATCCATTTATGAACTTGGTAATGGATGAGTGCCTGGAAATGGCAGCAGGAGGGCAGCAAAACCACATTGGAATGGTG GTAATTCGAGGAAACAGTATCATAATGCTGGAGGCACTGGAGAGGGTATGA
- the fam136a gene encoding protein FAM136A, producing the protein MAEFQQARVQSAVDEMVQCLERDHIRKMQSRMFRCSAECCDRPGASMQQVHQCIERCHTPLAQAQNVVTTELERFQDRLTRCTIHCSDKAKDAFDSGSKEPAVKAQMEQCITSCVDEHVNLLPSMTRKLRETLDSFGK; encoded by the exons AATGGTACAGTGTTTAGAGAGGGATCACATTCGCAAAATGCAG tCTCGCATGTTTCGCTGCAGTGCTGAGTGTTGTGACCGGCCTGGCGCATCTATGCAGCAGGTACACCAGTGCATTGAACGATGCCACACTCCATTAGCACAAGCTCAAAATGTTGTCACAACTGAGTTGGAACGTTTTCAG GACCGGCTAACTCGTTGCACCATTCACTGCAGTGACAAAGCCAAGGACGCCTTTGATTCAGGATCTAAGGAACCAGCAGTCAAAGCCCAGATGGAACAATGTATTACGTCGTGTGTGGATGAACATGTCAATTTGCTACCAAGTATGACACGGAAGTTGCGAGAAACTCTAGACTCTTTTGGAAAGTAA
- the snrpg gene encoding small nuclear ribonucleoprotein G isoform X2, which produces MFMDKKLSLKLNGGRHVQGILRGFDPFMNLVMDECLEMAAGGQQNHIGMVVIRGNSIIMLEALERV; this is translated from the exons AT GTTCATGGATAAGAAGTTGTCTC TCAAGCTAAATGGAGGCCGTCATGTTCAAGGCATCCTGCGTGGTTTTGATCCATTTATGAACTTGGTAATGGATGAGTGCCTGGAAATGGCAGCAGGAGGGCAGCAAAACCACATTGGAATGGTG GTAATTCGAGGAAACAGTATCATAATGCTGGAGGCACTGGAGAGGGTATGA